Proteins from one Drosophila gunungcola strain Sukarami chromosome 3R, Dgunungcola_SK_2, whole genome shotgun sequence genomic window:
- the LOC128252552 gene encoding uncharacterized protein LOC128252552 has translation MDPVQRERELIKMQMPKTRILVTTSKADYVDHTGIAVYNPPIRQAQEDPSLITGHNWDNLKVSGIENKTKTWPRSMDWREDYAQFIRRNKWCNEEIYELLFLSPPVDFQVLKDYLKDLRKTVYMYDYSRNDFVSLVSRRRVKDIKRFTSKDGDYLTTYGCSYNRLQEMEPFKSVLYPEHQLKDPTLDRIAKDLRKLFTKYNMTTYFDTLCVPALLKAKNGIMPLAPIDRYQYRKY, from the coding sequence atggATCCTGTGCAGAGGGAAAGGGAGCTgatcaaaatgcaaatgccaaaGACCAGGATCCTCGTTACAACCAGCAAAGCGGACTATGTGGACCATACTGGAATTGCGGTTTACAATCCCCCAATCAGGCAAGCTCAAGAAGATCCCTCCCTAATAACTGGCCACAATTGGGACAATCTGAAAGTTTCTGGCatagaaaataaaacgaaGACTTGGCCGCGATCGATGGACTGGCGCGAGGACTACGCACAGTTCATTAGGCGAAACAAATGGTGCAACGAGGAGATCTACGAATTGCTATTTCTGTCTCCACCCGTGGATTTCCAAGTGCTCAAGGACTACCTTAAAGATCTGCGCAAGACAGTTTATATGTACGACTACTCGCGAAATGACTTCGTTTCTTTGGTGAGTCGGCGGCGGGTGAAAGACATAAAACGCTTTACCTCCAAAGATGGGGACTATCTCACCACCTATGGGTGCTCCTACAATCGCTTGCAGGAAATGGAGCCGTTTAAGAGCGTCCTATATCCGGAGCATCAGTTAAAGGATCCAACGCTGGATAGGATCGCCAAAGATCTGCGCAAGCTGTTCACTAAGTACAATATGACGACCTATTTCGACACTCTATGCGTTCCAGCTTTGTTGAAGGCTAAGAATGGCATAATGCCATTGGCCCCCATTGATCGCTATCAATATCGCAAGTACTGA
- the LOC128252543 gene encoding evolutionarily conserved signaling intermediate in Toll pathway, mitochondrial has product MLRRVQCLLRLHSNGRQSLATRLRCYSTDKGNPKQNPDPRAQRPGTKNLPAVRNPFEAAQDRTKNSYLTMVEIFQERDVHRRNHVEFIYAALKNMADFGVERDLEVYKALINVMPKGKFIPTNLFQAEFMHYPKQQQCIIDLLEQMEDVGVMPDHEMEAMLLNVFGRQGHPLRKYWRMMYWMPKFKNLSPWPLPDPVPDDTLEMAKLALERMCTVDLRSKITVFETSELKDAIDETWIVSGMSPEQEKLLREHSRQKALYIEGPFHIWLRNRRINYFTLRADPDPQFLSQLDERQLDEDDVSNIEVPFFGRAPPRRHNQLGKLRSVHQQDDGTIMAICATGTSTKDSLLSWIRLLEANGNPSIGAVPVLFRFTSEVPAKAEEIEGGASVPATSDNRSRSQEEQSSSRRE; this is encoded by the coding sequence atgcTGCGGCGTGTGCAGTGCTTGCTGCGGCTGCATAGCAATGGACGCCAGTCACTGGCCACCCGCCTGCGATGCTACTCCACGGATAAGGGCAATCCCAAACAAAACCCCGATCCCAGGGCTCAGAGGCCCGGCACCAAAAACCTACCGGCTGTGAGAAATCCCTTTGAAGCGGCGCAGGACAGGACGAAGAACAGCTACCTCACCATGGTGGAGATCTTTCAGGAGCGCGATGTCCACCGCCGCAACCATGTAGAGTTCATCTACGCGGCACTCAAGAATATGGCGGATTTCGGGGTGGAACGAGATCTGGAGGTCTACAAGGCTCTGATCAACGTGATGCCCAAGGGCAAGTTCATACCCACCAACCTGTTCCAGGCGGAGTTCATGCACTACcccaagcagcagcagtgcaTCATCGATCTGCTGGAGCAGATGGAGGATGTCGGGGTGATGCCGGACCACGAAATGGAGGCAATGCTGCTAAATGTGTTCGGCAGACAGGGACACCCACTGCGCAAGTACTGGCGCATGATGTACTGGATGCCCAAGTTCAAGAACCTGTCACCGTGGCCTCTGCCCGATCCTGTGCCTGACGATACGCTGGAAATGGCCAAGCTAGCGCTGGAACGCATGTGCACGGTTGACCTGAGATCCAAGATCACGGTGTTCGAGACCAGCGAGCTAAAGGATGCCATCGACGAGACGTGGATTGTCAGCGGGATGAGTCCCGAGCAGGAGAAACTGCTGCGGGAGCACTCGCGCCAGAAGGCCTTGTACATCGAGGGACCCTTTCACATATGGCTAAGGAATCGCCGGATCAACTACTTCACCCTGCGCGCCGACCCAGATCCCCAGTTCCTGTCCCAGTTGGACGAACGGCAGCTGGACGAGGACGATGTCTCCAACATTGAGGTGCCATTCTTCGGCCGCGCTCCACCAAGGCGGCACAACCAGCTGGGAAAACTGCGCTCTGTCCATCAGCAGGACGATGGCACCATCATGGCCATCTGCGCCACAGGCACCTCCACCAAGGACTCCCTGCTCTCGTGGATCCGCCTGCTGGAGGCAAACGGAAATCCCTCCATAGGAGCGGTGCCCGTGCTCTTCCGGTTCACATCCGAAGTGCCCGCCAAGGCGGAGGAGATCGAGGGTGGGGCCAGCGTCCCAGCAACAAGTGATAACAGGAGCAGAAGTCAAGAGGAGCAATCAAGCAGTAGAAGGGAATAA
- the LOC128252532 gene encoding protein dispatched, with protein sequence MLCFDSERMNWYYHVLARRPYLVVVSIAVYCVACIIVALILNKLPDFSDPTLGFETRGTKIGQRLTAWYNLMQETDHHGALFSNPSDLWEKRRVEQGYVESRLHPNHRRRKNKHRNRNKNKRRKEQNQSSHEHHDVAQKMMQLKKRLKATSAPVANLAVDTWMGDSGVFRDYEITNDSASSALEPTRRTEQIEYGHNTTSVDEDEHRERVQTKKSTWRLLKQAATLPTDGWADVHRRQPSEGFFCDSSPRKEYSHFVVQRIGPNATDSLFDLNGLLAMCQLQDQITEVPSYRAFCEPEMLTTECCRPWSLPNYAAMLANKSSCFDLTAEDVTSLQTLLSGCYEYFHDLKMDNHCNEIPHCRAPEECKRLNIVFNVLNFLTDFSFIKTNDTNVYLKYAMIFVPVAQSNRLLPLFHEWEDVELSNELVEVIAMDLGLENELFNELLLTDVWLVSLGGAFVMASVWLYTGSAFITLMSCIAICFSLGLAYFFYAIVLEFEFFPYMNLLAVVVIIGIGADDVFLFLKIWQCVLAERFSNRCTLTTQSQSALPTPLEHSDHTESLENIMALTMRHAAASMFVTSLTTAGAFYASYSSSITAIKCFGIFAGTVVVTNYLLMITWLPASVSIMERLFATRISCHHPVSQKLIHACKKSINRFCQMFEACITHSIMNYAYLWLLIFGALGASSAVIVFWYPGLQLPEKSHFQLFVSKHPFEMYSSLKQQFWFEKPLQAYENFKMHMHFVWGVQAVDDGDYTNPNSYGNLHYDNNFNVSSRPAQLWILDFCQSVRQQPFYKETLGMLLPNCFIENLIDYMKRRCIDDMDITRKDRSPCCDAQFPFDPHIFEYCLPQSISNMYDTTFFRPGVAGPKFADAPRLETADYLAMSGNESGEYGTNGSVTPLLTKAIVIEFESNVAYSTIYANIKQFYESVEHWFQQQLTTAPPELQGGWFTSDLKFYNVQDTLSHDTLVAICLAMAASLAVLLCFTVNILISIYAVLTVSLSIFNTVAVLILLGWQLNILESIAVSTAIGLAVDFSLHYGIHYRMSPVKERLAATQFVLSRIIGPTVMAATTTGLAGGIMMASNILPYIQIGVFLVVVMIVSWLYATFFLMSLLCIAGPQHGFLELKWPLWNKRNSASSKFYERKPSQVIASEQLLTPTSSAIVELANSETHELESLNSNSLIKTISGTESAHALSSLPRDFEHSFQTLRECKYQTYPSTSN encoded by the exons ATGCTGTGCTTCGACTCCGAGAGGATGAACTGGTACTACCATGTCCTGGCCAGGCGTCCCTACCTGGTGGTCGTCTCCATAGCCGTGTACTGCGTGGCCTGCATTATTGTGGCCCTCATCTTGAACAAACTGCCCGACTTTAGCGATCCCACCTTG GGCTTCGAAACGCGCGGCACCAAGATAGGGCAACGCCTGACGGCCTGGTACAACCTGATGCAGGAGACCGACCACCATGGAGCGCTTTTCTCGAATCCCTCGGATCTATGGGAGAAGAGGCGCGTGGAACAGGGCTACGTGGAATCCCGGCTGCATCCGAATCACAGGAGACGCAAGAACAAGCATAGAAACAGAAACAAGAACAAGCGACGCAAGGAACAAAACCAGAGCAGCCACGAACATCACGATGTGGCCCAGAAGATGATGCAGCTCAAGAAGCGTCTGAAGGCAACGAGTGCTCCAGTCGCCAATCTTGCTGTGGACACCTGGATGGGTGACAGCGGCGTGTTCCGCGACTACGAGATCACAAACGACAGCGCTTCCTCGGCCTTGGAACCCACCCGGCGCACCGAGCAGATCGAGTATGGGCACAACACCACCTCGGTGGATGAGGACGAGCATCGGGAGCGGGTGCAGACCAAAAAGAGCACCTGGCGACTTCTGAAACAAGCCGCCACCCTGCCCACCGACGGTTGGGCGGACGTTCATCGTCGCCAGCCCAGCGAAGGCTTCTTTTGCGACTCGTCGCCACGAAAGGAGTACTCCCACTTCGTGGTTCAGCGGATCGGGCCCAACGCCACCGACTCGTTGTTCGATTTGAACGGCTTGCTGGCAATGTGCCAGCTGCAAGACCAGATAACCGAGGTGCCCAGCTACCGGGCCTTCTGCGAGCCCGAAATGCTCACCACCGAATGCTGCAGGCCGTGGTCGCTGCCCAACTACGCAGCCATGCTGGCCAACAAAAGTTCCTGCTTCGACCTCACCGCAGAGGATGTCACTTCGCTGCAGACGCTGCTCTCCGGCTGCTACGAGTACTTCCACGACCTGAAGATGGACAACCACTGCAACGAAATCCCGCACTGTCGTGCTCCCGAGGAGTGCAAGCGGCTCAATATTGTCTTTAACGTCCTCAATTTCCTCACGGACTTTAGCTTCATCAAGACCAAT gACACCAACGTGTACCTGAAGTACGCCATGATCTTCGTGCCGGTGGCACAATCCAATCGCTTGCTGCCGCTGTTCCACGAATGGGAAGATGT GGAGCTGAGCAACGAGCTTGTGGAAGTGATAGCGATGGATCTGGGCCTCGAGAACGAGCTCTTCAACGAACTGCTGCTGACGGATGTCTGGCTGGTTTCCCTGGGAGGAGCCTTCGTCATGGCCAGCGTTTGGCTGTACACCGGATCCGCGTTCATCACTTTGATGTCCTGCATCGCCATCTGCTTCTCGTTGGGACTAGCGTACTTCTTCTACGCCATCGTCCTGGAGTTCGAGTTCTTCCCCTACATGAACCTTCTGGCCGTGGTAGTGATCATTGGCATTGGAGCAGAcgatgtttttttgtttctgaaGATCTGGCAGTGTGTGCTGGCCGAGAGGTTCAGCAATCGATGCACGTTGACCACTCAATCCCAGAGTGCGCTGCCAACGCCCCTGGAGCACAGCGATCACACGGAGTCGTTGGAGAACATCATGGCGCTGACCATGCGACACGCTGCTGCCTCCATGTTCGTGACATCGCTCACCACCGCCGGCGCCTTTTACGCCTCCTACAGCAGCTCCATAACGGCCATCAAGTGCTTTGG AATCTTTGCGGGAACCGTTGTGGTGACCAATTATTTGCTCATGATAACTTGGCTGCCCGCCTCGGTCTCCATTATGGAACGGCTCTTTGCCACCAGGATTTCCTGTCACCATCCGGTGTCCCAGAAGTTGATCCACGCCTGCAAGAAGTCAATTAACAGATTTTGTCAGATGTTCGAGGCGTGCATAACGCACAGCATCATGAACTACGCCTACCTGTGGCTGCTGATCTTTGGTGCTCTAGGCGCGTCCAGTGCCGTCATTGTATTCTGGTATCCAGGACTGCAGCTGCCGGAGAAGTCGCACTTCCAGCTCTTCGTGTCGAAGCACCCGTTTGAGATGTATTCCAGCCTCAAGCAGCAGTTCTGGTTCGAGAAGCCGTTGCAGGCGTACGAGAACTTCAAGATGCACATGCATTTCGTCTGGGGCGTCCAAGCGGTGGACGATGGCGACTACACGAACCCCAATTCCTACGGCAACCTGCACTAcgacaataattttaatgtatcCAGCAGGCCGGCGCAACTCTGGATCCTTGACTTTTGCCAGAGCGTGCGCCAGCAACCCTTTTACAAAGAGACCCTGGGCATGCTGTTGCCCAATTGTTTCATTGAAAATCTCATCGATTATATGAAGCGCAG ATGCATCGATGATATGGACATTACCCGGAAAGACCGTTCGCCTTGCTGCGACGCCCAGTTTCCCTTCGATCCTCACATTTTCGAGTACTGCTTGCCACAGAGCATATCCAACATGTATGACACCACATTTTTCCGGCCTGGCGTGGCAGGGCCCAAGTTTGCAGACGCCCCTCGACTGGAGACGGCAGATTACCTTGCAATGAGCGGCAACGAGAGCGGAGAGTACGGCACCAACGGATCAGTCACACCGCTCTTGACTAAAGCAATAGTCATTGAGTTCGAGTCCAATGTGGCCTACAGCACCATCTACGCAAATATTAAACAGTTCTACGAGTCTGTTGAGCATTGGTTTCAGCAGCAGTTGACCACGGCACCCCCGGAACTGCAAGGCGGATGGTTCACCAGCGATCTGAAATTCTACAATGTGCAGGACACACTTTCACACGACACCTTGGTGGCCATCTGTCTGGCCATGGCAGCATCGCTTGCAGTGCTACTGTGCTTTACAGTCAACATACTGATCTCCATCTACGCCGTATTAACCGTGTCTCTGAGCATTTTCAACACCGTGGCCGTGCTCATCCTGCTCGGCTGGCAACTCAACATTTTGGAGAGCATTGCGGTGAGCACGGCCATCGGACTGGCGGTGGACTTCAGCCTACACTACGGCATCCACTACCGGATGTCCCCGGTCAAGGAGAGACTAGCAGCCACACAGTTTGTACTGTCCCGGATCATTGGACCCACGGTGATGGCGGCCACCACGACGGGTCTCGCTGGCGGCATCATGATGGCGTCCAACATACTGCCCTACATACAGATCGGCGTCTTCCTGGTCGTGGTCATGATCGTTAGCTGGCTCTACGCCACTTTCTTCCTGATGAGTCTGCTGTGCATTGCCGGCCCGCAGCACGGTTTTCTGGAACTTAAGTGGCCGTTGTGGAACAAGCGGAACAGTGCCAGCAGCAAGTTCTACGAGCG GAAACCTAGCCAAGTGATCGCCAGCGAGCAGCTGCTGACCCCCACCAGCTCGGCCATCGTGGAGCTGGCCAATTCCGAGACGCACGAGCTGGAGTCGCTGAACTCCAACAGCCTGATCAAAACGATCTCGGGCACCGAGAGCGCCCATGCACTGTCCTCGCTGCCGAGGGACTTCGAGCACTCGTTCCAGACGCTGCGCGAGTGCAAATATCAAACGTATCCGTCTACATCCAATTGA